In candidate division WOR-3 bacterium, the genomic stretch GCATGAGTCAGTGACTCCTTTCATCCGAAGACCAGATTGTCAGGGGAAACCGCACTAACTATTAGACGTTGTCAGACACCGAAGGATGCGTCAAAAGGCACGAATCAGCTGGTTTTTAGACAAGCTCCACTTCCCATATTTCCGCCCCCTGCCAAGCCTGAACGTCCTGATTCATTTGCTTGCCGTCGGCTCATCTCTTGCGGCGGCGAGGCTTCTCGGAAGGGCGGTCGCGAGCGATGAAGTCAGACGCGGAGCCGGTTCGGTCGTCGTCCGGGCCAAAGCCAATGCGGCGCTTCAGGGCAAACGATGCGCACTGAGCGCTGAGCACTGAGCAAATGCATGGTCCGAAGAGGAATCTACCTTGCACGTCTCGCCTTCACGGTTCTGGCGCTTGCGGCCAGCATTGCCATCAACTCGTCGGCCTCGCCAAGCAGGGCCTCCAGTCGCCCGGCCGGAGCCAGGTGTTCCGCGGCGGCCAGTTCCAGCCAGTAGACGGTTTCTTCCAGTTCCTGCTGCGCGCCTTCGATCTTGCTGACGAACTCCGCATCCGAGCGAGCCCTGGCAGCCTCGCGGTGGTGAGCGCCTACCGATGTCCCGGCGCGCAGCATCTGCCTGCCGATCACCTGGGCCACCGCGTTCTTGGGCAGTGCGCTGTACATCCGGATGATCTGGAGTGCGAACTCGCGCGTCCTGTCCCGAAGCGTTGTCTCTCGCTCAGTGCTCATTGTTCAGATCTCAGCGCGCCATCCGCCCTGTTCGGCGAAGGCGAGGGGCGGGTAACGCTCTCCGCCCCAACTTGAAGTCACAATTTGTGACTTCAAGATGCGATGTTCATCTTGGGTCAACTGGAACATGAAGTCGACCGGGAAGCGTTCGATGTTGCGTTTGACGGCTTGGATCAGCACCTTGGGTGCGACTCCGTAGAGTGCAGCCAAGTCGGTGCTGAGCATGACCCGGTGGCCACGGATGAGTAGTATCGCCTGCTCGATGTGCCGTTGTGGAACCGGCGGGTTCTGGCTGATCATGCAAAACGCTCCTGGCTCCTGTCTGCCTTGGCTGCTGCGTTCACTGCCATTGCGGAACCCCTATGTACCGTGACAACATCGGGAGAATGTTAGGCGCAGAACGCCAGTAGTCAAGCACAAGCGCCGGGAGGCGTCAGCCCGACGCCGGCGGCTCAGCGCTTGCGGGCGCGTGGGCGGCGGGGCCTGGCGGCAGGGCGGCCCGCCTGCTGCTGCGCGGGTAGGTCGCGGGCGACTGGCGGTTCTTCCTGGCCGAGAAGCCGCTCGGCCAATAGGAGGAATTCCTCGGCGCGGGCAATCTGAACTTGTGCTTCTTCAGCGGAGACTGAGCCGGGGTAGTCGTAGTCGCCAACATGTCGTATCTCCAGCCCACGAATCAGGTGGCGGTGGAACTCATCCGGCACGATCTTTGTCCGCGTGAAGTGCTGGGCGAAGGCGGCGATGACGCCCGAGTGCCTGGAAAACGACAGTCCTTTGCCGGCCAGAAACGCCTCGGCCACGTAGAACATGGAATAGTAGGCCCGCGCAGCCGCAAAGCCGTGGTGGCCGGCATCGGTGAGGAGTTTCGCAGCGTCAAGACTCTGGCGGGCTTGCTCGATGAGTGGCTGCTGCTGCTTCGTCATACGGCTACGCCTTCGCGTCGCACGTTTGAGAACAGCGGTGTCCACTCGCTGCGGTAGCGTTCATCAGAAACGTAGACGCATGAGACGACCACATCGTGCTCCAACGAGATGCCCGATACGATTTCGCCGGTGCGTTCTATCTCCTGCCCGGGGGCGACCCTGCCCTTGAGCACCACGAGCACGTCTATGTCGGAGTCGGAGTCAGCATCACCCCGGGCCTGAGAGCCGAACAGGACCAGCTTGACAAGCCGGTCGCCATAGAGCTCCTTGAGTCTCCGCCGCAGTTCGTTGAGTACGCTGCGGATTTTCCTGCTCATACGAGAGGGAATGTAGCGTCGGACGGCAGTGATGTCAAGGCACGGCGCGATAACAGCCCGCCATTGTTCACGGCGTCAGCACTGGCCGCAGTCGGCGATCCGGTAGGCCGGCTGACGTCCGAGGTGGTTTGCGCTTGTTGAGTCCGGCGCTATAATAGAGCCATGCGGTTCAGGAGATTGCTCGTCTACGTGGACGCTTCCGCCGTTGGCGGTGCTGGTGAGCTGGAACTTCCGGCACATCGTGAACTTCGGGCGTATCCGCCTGTTCAATGCGGTCAACATGGAGGAGGGATACGGCAACCTCGAGATACGCACGCCCAAGGAGGTTCTTGACTATGAGTGAGAGGTTTGATGCAGTCGCCTTCATGCGGCGGCGGCGAGAGGAAATCGACCGTGAGGACGAGGGACTGTCGTGGGAGGAACGGACGCGCAAGACACGCGAATCGCTTCGTAGCGACGATCTCTGGTCCTACCTCAAGGATCGCGTCGCCGAGTCGGTAGCGAGCGAGCCGACCGTCGTGTCGGACAGACCATCGAGTTCGGACTGCGACAGGAACGGCGGATAACACCTCTCCCGTACCGACACGGCGGGCCTCCGGGCGGTGAAGAAGGCGGCGGTGGCGCGCTGGCGCGCGAGAGTAGAGAGTCGGGAGTAGAGAGTAGTCCTAAGAGCGAAGGGGCGGGCGCGAGCCCGCCCTTTGGTTAGACATAGAGGAGCGAAGGGCCTACGGTTTCGGTGCGTCGACGGCGAGGACGCACGCGGCTTGGGCGAGAGTTTCCAATCGGCAGGTCGCAGGTTTCGGGAAGCAGACCGCCAGCGGCTCAGCGTTTGCGGGCGCGTGGGCGGCGAGGCTTGGCGGCAGGGCGGCCCGCCTGCTGCTGCGCGGGCAGGTCGCGGGTTACGGGTGGCTCTCCTTCTTCCCAGATTTCGGGCAGGAGCCGCGCGCCATGCACGACCGCGGCGATCTGGACTTGCTTTCCTTTGATGCGATAGACAATGCGGTAGTTCTGGAACAGCAGCTCTCGAAGGTCGCTCCGGTCGTACTCGGGCACGACTCGGC encodes the following:
- a CDS encoding four helix bundle protein, with amino-acid sequence MSTERETTLRDRTREFALQIIRMYSALPKNAVAQVIGRQMLRAGTSVGAHHREAARARSDAEFVSKIEGAQQELEETVYWLELAAAEHLAPAGRLEALLGEADELMAMLAASARTVKARRAR
- a CDS encoding ORF6N domain-containing protein, which encodes MISQNPPVPQRHIEQAILLIRGHRVMLSTDLAALYGVAPKVLIQAVKRNIERFPVDFMFQLTQDEHRILKSQIVTSSWGGERYPPLAFAEQGGWRAEI
- a CDS encoding HEPN domain-containing protein, yielding MTKQQQPLIEQARQSLDAAKLLTDAGHHGFAAARAYYSMFYVAEAFLAGKGLSFSRHSGVIAAFAQHFTRTKIVPDEFHRHLIRGLEIRHVGDYDYPGSVSAEEAQVQIARAEEFLLLAERLLGQEEPPVARDLPAQQQAGRPAARPRRPRARKR
- a CDS encoding nucleotidyltransferase domain-containing protein codes for the protein MSRKIRSVLNELRRRLKELYGDRLVKLVLFGSQARGDADSDSDIDVLVVLKGRVAPGQEIERTGEIVSGISLEHDVVVSCVYVSDERYRSEWTPLFSNVRREGVAV
- a CDS encoding type II toxin-antitoxin system VapC family toxin, which codes for MSWNFRHIVNFGRIRLFNAVNMEEGYGNLEIRTPKEVLDYE
- a CDS encoding type II toxin-antitoxin system RelE/ParE family toxin, coding for MAQLVWSPSALAGLAEICEYISRDSEYYAKLFAQRIFSAAEKLTLFPEAGRVVPEYDRSDLRELLFQNYRIVYRIKGKQVQIAAVVHGARLLPEIWEEGEPPVTRDLPAQQQAGRPAAKPRRPRARKR